GTTCTGGAAATACGGTGAAGAGCGGTTTTCAAGAAAAATCGCACGAAGAATCACCGAACGACGCCGGAACAAAACACTTGATACCACGCGTGAACTTGCTGAAGTTGTGGAGTCTGTCGTAGGGCAAAGGATGTTGACAAAGTCGCTGGCGAGAATTTTTCAAGCGTTACGGATTGAAGTGAATAACGAACTTGAAAATCTTCAACAAGGGCTTTGTGATGCAGTTGAGATGTTGCATCCCGGCGGGCGATTAGTGGTAATTTCTTATCACTCGCTCGAAGATAGAATTGTGAAAACATTCTTCCGGGAACAATCGCAACCTGAAACTACCGGAGCGGAAAGTTTGCTTCGGAGAATAGACATGAATGCAAAAATACGTGTGTTAACGAAAAAACCAATTGTTCCGACAGAAACAGAAATCAATAGAAATCCACGCGCCCGAAGCGCAAAATTAAGAGCAGTAGAAAGATTATAACTCATGGCAAATTCTTTAACAATTTTCCCCGGTAACTCCCTCGGTTCCGATACATCGAAACGTCGTCTCATT
This genomic window from Ignavibacteriota bacterium contains:
- the rsmH gene encoding 16S rRNA (cytosine(1402)-N(4))-methyltransferase RsmH: MIEGYHKPVLVDEVVRLLCAGLDGVYVDCTLGGGGHAANILQHVTPQSTLIGIDRDTDALDEARKNLIEFTGRVLFVQDNFANVRIRVEELIDGNIVGMLLDLGVSSHQIDAAHRGFSFQSESRLDMRMSRNQQLDAWTVVNTYDEPQISNVFWKYGEERFSRKIARRITERRRNKTLDTTRELAEVVESVVGQRMLTKSLARIFQALRIEVNNELENLQQGLCDAVEMLHPGGRLVVISYHSLEDRIVKTFFREQSQPETTGAESLLRRIDMNAKIRVLTKKPIVPTETEINRNPRARSAKLRAVERL